The Gottschalkia purinilytica region AATATATATGCTATTAATTTTTTCTAAATACCATTTTTATTAATTAAAATATACATTTTTAATTGTTATCTTATTTATTAGATTTCAAATGGATATCAGCAGTAGTTTCATCTTCATACCAGTAAATCCTATCTGCCACCAAAGCCTCTTGATTTAGTTCAATACCGTCTAAAACAAAATCTTTAAATTTATTATATCCAGCTTTGTCAATTAAGTGTCCGAAATGTAGATATACAGGTTTTCCTTCTAACATATAATCAGAAAACTTAAAAATATTTTTCACAATTTGATGTAAGTGTTCTTCCGTAACCCAGTTTAGAAAAGTTTTTCCTGCTCTTGGAGTTTTCTTTCCAGTTCTTCCTCCAATTTTAACTCTAAAAAATTTCTTGGGATTTCTCGTCCAAGCACTTGTAGGACATACTAAGACACACTCTCCACACCCTATGCACTTACTCTCTTCTTTAACAGCTTTTCCATTTTTTCCAGCAAGAGCATTAGTAGCATGGTTCTTACATGCCTTTACACATGCTCCACATCCTATACATCTATAATAATCAAAATCTATTTTAGACACCCCAATTATTCCAAAATCTGAAAATGTGGCCTTGACACAATCATTTGGACAACCAGCAACAGATATTTTAATATGATAATGATTAGGAAAAATAGTTTTCTCAAATCTTCTTGCTATAGAAACTGTGTTTACATTTGCTTTAACACAATGAACATTTCCAATACAATTAGTAATATTTCTTGCCCCTATAGTTGGATATCCTTTAGTTGTGTCTTCAATGTCTACACCACATATATTACATTCTATTTCTTCAATTATAGGTTGTAACATCTTATTTACGGAATCTATATCTTTTGCTTTAATTCTTGGAATAGCTATTTTCTGTCTAGTACCCATATGAATAGTTCCATCTCCATATCTCTCTGCGATTTTTTGAACTGTTGGAAGTAAATTAACTGGGAATATAGCACCTGGTACTCTAATACTTACCATAAATTCTCCTCTTATTTTTGATTCTCTATATTCATTTGTACGAAGAGCTTTTATATTCAAATCCATTGACATTCTAGTCCCTCCTAATCTAATAGTTTTTTTCCCTTAGTATAGTTAAAAATAGGTCCATCTAAACAGACATAGATTTCATCAATTTTACAGTGACCACATTTTCCAACTGCACAAGACATCTTTCTCTCAAATGATAACCAAATCTTATCATCAGAAACTTTTATCTTTTCAAATTCTATAGCTGCATATTTCATCATTACAGGAGGGCCTACAATAATTATCTCTAAATCACTTTTATCTTCTTCTATACTTAAGTGAGAAATATATTCAGTAACAAATCCAACTTTTTCTCCTTTAATTCCGCTACCTTTATCTACAGTAAGTATAGTATTAAATTTTTTTCTCCAATTGTCTATTTCATCTTTAAATAAGATAGATGATGTATCTTTAAATCCTAAAATTAAATCTAGTTTCTTTACTGAACCTGCATGTTTATATATATAATTAATCATAGATCTAACTGGAGCAAGTCCTGAACCACCAGCAACTATTATTAAGTTCTTATTTTCATAGTTTGAAAAATCAAATCCATTTCCATATGGTCCTCTCAAGTACATTATATCTCTAGCTTTTAAATTAAAAATTTGATCTGTAACTTTTCCAACTTTTCTAATTAGGAATTCTATCCAACCCTCTTCTACATTAAAGTCCGTAACTGATATAGGACATTCACCTATCTTAGGAAGAGATATCTGTATAAATTGACCAAATTTAATTTCACTCATATTATCGAACTCAACCCTATATAAAGTCTCTATATCTGTTAACCTATCTACTTTTATAATTTTATAAGGTTTAGGTATATATATATTATCCATTCTAAAATTCCTCCTTTAGAATTTTCCCTAAGCTATTGATAGCACATGAAAATGAAATATACTCAGGACATCTATCATCACATCTTCCACAACCCACACACATATGATTTTTATTAAATCTCTTTTTATAATCATAAATTTTGTGTAAAGTTTTGAATCTCATTCTATCAGCATGTTCTTTTCTAAATTCATGCCCTCCTGCCATATTAGTAAATCCATCTATATGGCAGGATGTCCATACTCTTCTCCTTTCTCCTACCTTTGGATTTTCATCATAAAATAGATCTGAAGTTGTAAAACAAGAACAAATTGGACAACTAGTACTACATCTTCCACAAGCAACACATCTTTCATACTGTTTCCAAATAGGATGATTGAAGATTTCCATTGGCATATCTTTTATCTCTGGTACCACAACTTTAACTTTATTTTCTTCTATAAACTTTGGTTCAAATTTTATTTCTTTCCCTAAAAAATAGTTTTTAAATTCGTCATCTTTAACTTTTACAAATACTTTTTCATCTAAAAACCTAAAGGCTAAGGAATAATTATCTGTTTTATTCGATCCCATTGATACGCAGAAACAGTTTTCAAATCCATCACTACATTCTATAAGTGCGAACTTTACTTTTTCCCTAAGTCTTTTATAATAAAAGTCTTCATATCCTCCATTTTTTAAATAAATATTATCCAATCTTTCTATAGCATTAATATCACAAGGTCTAGCAAAGATAAGTAACTTTTTATCAGTTATGTCTGGAACTTCGTATCCTTTTTCATTGAAATAAAACATGGTTTGAGTTATTGGAAAGTATGGTTCTTTAGGAGAGCCTTCAGATTTTTCTTTTACTTCTAATTCATCAATGCTTTGAATTTTATCGTATATAATTAAATCATCATCTGAAAACCTTCCTCTACTAGGAAATCTCTTTGGACCCCAAATTTCATACTCTTTTTGCATTATCTCGAAAATCTCATCTATTTTTTTATTAGGTATAGAAAAAGCCATTTTAACCCCTCCTAGTATCGTTAAATCTTTAACTTTCTTTGTTTTAATTATAATCCTGCAGGAGTTTAATGTATAATATGGATTTGTAATCGCTATGATAAGTTTTTCTTATGGATTTAATTAAAATATGCTAATAAACTTTTATATACAAAAAATATAAGGGAAGAACTTGTTATGTAATAAGTTCTTCCCTTAATTTAAAATCTTTTTATAAGTTATTTTTTAATTGATAGAAAATCTTCTTTTCTAATTATCCACCAATACTTTTTATTCTAGTAAAATTTATATATTCTAATTAAATACTTATCTATTTACTACAATGCTTCTAACATCACCTATTAAATAAAGTGAACCTGAAAATACTATTAAGTCGTTTTCATTTGCTATTTCATATGCTTTTTCTATAGCAGATTTTATATCTTTTTCTACTATACAATTTTCATTATATTTACTAATTCTTTCTCCAAGTTCTTCAGCTGTCATAGCTCTAAATATATTCGGTTCAGTAACTATCACAACATCTCCAATTGGAGCTAATTCTTCAATCATACTCTCTACATCTTTATCTGCTAATATTCCTAATCCTAAAATAAGTCTATCATAATTAAAAATTTCTTTTAGTGTTTTCTTTAGTGCTTCTATACCTTGCATGTTATGAGCACCATCTATTAAAAATCTAGGAGTTCTTTTTAATAGCTCTAATCTTCCACTCCATTTTGTAATCTCTAGTCCTTGTCTTATGCTATCTTCTGTAATATTGATAATTCCTTTATCTTTTAATCCTAGAACTGTAGTAATAGCTGTAGAAGCATTATATGCTTGATGTTGTCCTATAAGACCTATTTGTAGATCTTTAAATTCATAGTTATTATATTTAAAATCAAACTTACTTCCAAATTCATTTATCTCTTTTATATTTAAATTATCAACTGGAACTTTAATTAGTTCTGCACTTTTCTCTTTTACAACATTTTCTATTACTTCTTCTGCTTCTGGTTTTTGAGGATATGATATTACAAATCCATTTTCCTTTATTATACCTGCTTTTTCGTAAGCTATCTTATCTATTGTATCCCCTAATATATCTGTATGGTCTAATGCTATAGGTGTTATAACAGATGCTATAGAACTATCTATAACATTAGTTGAATCGTATCTACCACCTAATCCTACTTCTAGAACTACAAAGTCAACCTTTTTTTCTCTATAATATTCCATAGCAATAGCTGTAACTATTTCAAATTCTGTTGGGTGATTATATCCATCACTTAGCATTTCTTCTACTTTTGCTTTAGTTTTTAAAGTCGTACTTGCTAAATCTTCATCACTAATATATTCATCATTTATTCTTATTCTTTCATTAAATGTTTCTAGATATGGTGAAGTAAATAGTCCAACTCTATATCCTGCTTTTCCTAACATATTAGTTATATATGATGAAGTTGATCCCTTACCATTAGTTCCTGCTATATGAATAAACTTAAGTTCTTTTTGTGGATTTCCCATTAAACTTAAGAGTTGACGTATATTTTCTAAACCCAATTTGCTACCGAACTTTTTAGTACCATGTATATACTCTAAAGCCTCTGTATAGTTCATATCCTCACTCCTGTATACAATTAATTTTAACCTTTTTTATTTTATAATGAAACTTGTCTTATTACAAGGAAATTTATTAGTATGAAGATAAGAGAAAATCTTTATTTTTTTAAGCTATTAAGTCTCTCAAGAACTTTTTCCATCATTTGTTGATACTTAGCTTCTTTTTCTTTTTCTTCATCTACTACCTTTTGAGGAGCTTTACTTATAAATCCTTCATTTGAAAGCTTTCCACGTACTCTTTTTAATTCTCCCTCAAGCTTTTGCTTTTCCTTTTCTAATCTTTCTATCTCTTTTTCAATATCAACTAGCTCTTCTAATGGTAAGAATATCTCACAATTTGTTACTACTGCTGACATAGCATCTTCGCCTATTCCTTCTTTATTATCTCTTATTTCTATAGCTGATGCAGATGCTAATGTAGTAAAGTAAGTTTCTGTTTTAGATAATATTTCTTTGATATTAGAATCATTTGATACAAATATTACTGTAGCTTTCTTAGAAGGAACTACATTCATTTCAGATCTTATATTTCTTATATTCTTAATACATTCCATTACAAATTCTAGCGATTTTTCAGAATCTTTATAGTTGTTCTCTTCACTATATACTGGCCAAGATTCTACTATTAAACTCTTATCTATAGATGGTAAGTGTCTCCAAATTTCTTCTGTAATATATGGCATAAATGGATGTAATAACTTTAGTATATCTTTAAGAACCATCAATAATACATTTCTAGCAATATCTTTATCTTCCCCTTCTTCTCCATATAGACGAGGTTTTACAATTTCGATATACCAGTCACAGTATTCATTCCAAGTAAAATCATATATTTTTTGTGCAGCTATACCTAATTCATATTTACTTAAGTTTTCAGTTACTTCTTTTATAACGCTATTAGCCCTTGAAATTATCCACTTGTCTTCTTCTCTTAATAAGCTTCTATTTAGTTCCTTGTTTGATAAGTTTTCTAAATTCATAAGAACAAATCTTGAAGCATTCCATAGTTTATTAGCAAAATTTCTACTTGACTCAACTCTTTCCACATGGAATCTCATATCATTTCCAGGAGTATTTCCTGTAACTAACATGAATCTTAATGCATCAGCACCATATTCGTCTATTAATTCTAACGGATCTATTCCATTTCCTAGAGATTTACTCATCTTTCTTCCTTGAGAATCTCTTACAAGACCATTTATTAAAACATCTTTGAATGGAACTTCTCCCATTTGCTCGATACCTGAAAATACCATTCTTACGATCCAGAAAAATATAATATCATATCCTGTTATTAAAACATTAGTTGGATAAAAATACTCTAACTCTTCAGTTTTTTCTGGCCAACCTAAAGTTGAAAACGGCCATAATGCTGATGAGAACCATGTATCTAATGTATCTGGATCTTGTATTATATTTGAACTTTCACACTTAGTACATTTTTCTACTTTTTCTCTAGATACTATTACTTCATTACAATCTTGACAATAGTAAACTGGTAGTCTATGTCCCCACCAGAGTTGTCTTGAAATACACCAATCTTTAATATTTTCAAGCCAATGCATATATATTTTTCCAAATCTGTCTGGTACAAATTTCACTTCGCCTTCTTTATAGGCTTTTATAGCTGGCTCTGCTAGAGATTTCATTGATACGAACCATTGTTTAGATATTATAGGCTCAACTACTGTTGAACATCTTTCACAGTGACCTACATTATGAAGATGCTCTTTTATTTCAACTAAATAACCCTCATCTTCTAAGTCTTTAACTATTTGTTTTCTTGCCTCATATCTCTCTAATCCAGCATACTTTCCACCTTGATTATTTATATATCCCTCATCATTCATAACCTTTAGCTGTCCAAGATTATGTCTAGCTCCAACTTCAAAGTCATTAGGATCATGTGATGGAGTTATTTTAACAGCTCCAGTACCAAATTCCATCTCAACATATTCATCAGCTACTACTGGTATTTCTCTATTTGCAAGAGGTAATATTAACATTTTACCAATTAGGTTTTTATATCTTTCATCTTCTGGATGAACAGCAACTGCAAGATCACCTAACATAGTTTCTGGTCTTGTTGTAGCAATTACTATATATTCATCACTATCTTTAACAGGATATTTTATATGCCATAGATTACCTTGTGATTCCTCATGTTCAACTTCTGCATCTGATATAGCAGTTCCACAACTTGGACACCAGTTTATTATTCTATCTCCTCTGTATATAAGTCCCTTTTCATAAAGTCTAATAAATACCTCTTCAACTGCACTACTTAATCCTTCATCTAATGTAAATCTCTCTCTTGACCAGTCACATGAAATTCCTAATTTTCTTAACTGGTTTCTAATATTCCCACCATACTTTTCTGTCCAGTCCCATGCTTCTTCTAAAAACTTTTCTCTTCCTAACTCATATTTTGTCTTTCCTTCTGCTTCTATTTTACCTACAACTTTTGCCTCTGTTGAAATACTGGCATGGTCAGTTCCTGGAACCCATAATGCAGAATATCCTTCCATACGCTTCCATCTTATAAGTATATCTTGCATAGTATTGTTAAGGGCGTGACCCATGTGAAGGTTACCTGTTACATTTGGTGGTGGCATCATTATTGTATAAGGTTCTTTTTCTTCATCTACCTCTGCTCTAAAATAATCATTTTCTTCCCAATATTTATATATCCTTTCCTCAAAGTCCTTAGGACTATATGTCTTAGCCATATCTTCTCTCATAATAATCCCTCCTAATTTTAACCCTAATTTTAAGTACTTTTATTTTACTGTTTATTGCCTAAAGTCATAAAAACTATTGAAATTAATACTACACCTAATCCTACCATTTTTACTTTTAATAAGTTCTCAACAGTAGTTATTTTACCTCTTCTATAAAGTCTATCAGACATAAACGTTACAAGAGTACCTACTAAAAATAAAATTATTCCAAAAGCGAACATTCAAATATCCCCTTTATTTAAGAATTAAAAAAACCCTTCATCCAAATATATAAGGACGAAGGGTCTACTCGCGATACCACCTTAATTCTAGATATAATAAATATATCTAGCTCTCAAACAGATAACGGATTTACCGTTCAAGCCTACTATTATTTCAGCTTGAAAGCTCAGGAGCTACCTTCAATAAACATTGCCTAGTAAAGTCTCTCAGCCCATGGACTTCACTCTCTTTATAGGTTATTTAATTACTTCTCTCCATCATAGCTAAACTATTATATTTCAATTTATAAGTTATTATATTAATAGTATTTTGTCAATATATTTAAATATTTTTATATTACTTTGATTCTTTGCGAATCTCTCTAAAAGCTATAAAGTAGTTTATAAAAGCTATTATAGTTAGTATAACCGTAATACCTATTAATATAAAATTAACTGTTTTATTTAAATTTATTGCTATAGCAAATATTGCTATATAAAAAGAAAAAGTAGCTATCTTACCGTAAATATTTGAAGGAACAACTGTTTTTTCCTCTGAATAGTATAAAAATATTGCACCAAATATCATACATATTTCTTTTATACCTATAACAATAATAACCCATAGAGGAAGATAATTTGCACTTGTAAAGCATACTAAAACTGTTATTTCCATAAGTTTATCTGCAAGAGGATCGAGTACTATTCCCCATCGAGTTACCATATTATAACTTCTTGCTATATGCCCATCAAGAACATCTGTAACCCCAGCTAAAGCAAATATGAGTGTAGAATAAAGTACATTATGATCTATAGGAGAGTAGAAAACTATTATAAATAATGGTATCAAACAGAACCTAACCATTGTTAATATATTTGGTATATTCATACTACACCTCTTTTATAATTTTATCGTTTATGTATTTATTGTTTTTTCTAATTACTGGTAATTATAACATTTCAACTTCTATAAGTGGAAGATGAGAACTGTAAAGCCTCTAAATTGATTCAAGTTAATCAAAAAGTTTAAAACTTTGATTGGATTCTTATCAATCTAAATTAAGTTTTATTTTATCTATACCACCTTTAATTAATAAAAATACATTTATATTTAAATAGATATGCTATTTTTTATATAAGTGAAAGATCATCTAATACTTAAAATTATTACTAGGTTTCATCAATATATTATATTATACCAAATCTTTTTACAATTTCTATCTATATTACATTATATTATATTATTTAATTTTTTGATATTAGTAGCCAAGCTATATATTTTTGTAACTTTTATTGTATGCTGGAATATATTTAAATTATGCTAACATTTTATCATTAGGAGGGATACTGTGTCTAAAAGAAAGATTTTAGCCCTATTTCTAGTAAGCATTCTAACACTTAGTTTATTTTTAGTAGGATGTCAAAAAGATGGACTAAAAAAAGTTAGACTTATAGAAGTAACTCACTCCGTTTTTTATGCTCCTCAATATATTGCTATGTCAAAAGGATTTTTTGAGGAAGAAGGTATAAAAGTAGAGCTAACTAACGGTAAGGGTGCTGATAAATGCATGACTGCTTTATTAAGTGGTGAAGCTGATATAGGATTTATGGGTTCAGAAGCATCTATTTATGTTTATAATCAAGGTAAAGATGATTATGCTATTAACTTTGCTCAATTAACTCAGAAAGATGGTTCTTTCTTAGTTGGAAGAGAAAAAGATGATAACTTTTCTTTTGATAAGCTAAAAAATAAAACTATTATTGGTGGCCGTATTGGTGGAATGCCTGAAATGACACTAGAATACGTACTTAAAAAACAGGGATTACAGCCACAAAAAGATGTGAAAATTAGAACAGATATACAGTTTGATGTAATGGCAGGGTCTTTTACTGGTGGTGAAGGTGACTATGTTACACTCTTTGAACCAGTAGCTACTTTACTTGAAAAAGAAGGTAAGGGGCATATAGTTGCATCTATAGGAAAAGAAGCTGGATATATTCCTTATACTTCATATAGTGCTACTAAAGACTATATAGAAAAAAATCCTGAAATAATCCAAGGATTTACTAATGCTATATATAAAGGAATGTTATGGGTTCAATCACATTCCTCAGAAGAAGTGGCTAATGTATTAAAAGAACATTTTCCTGACGCAGATAAAGATATTTTATCTACTTTAGTAAGCAGATATAAAGAACAAGACACCTGGAAACCTGATCCTGTATTTACCAAGGATGGCTTTGATTATATATTAAAAATTATGAAATCAGCTGGACAATTAGATAAATCTCCACCATACGAAAAGCTTGTTATAACCAAGTTTGCAGAAGAAACTTTAAAAAATATTAAGTCTGATGAAGTAAATAAGTAGAATAATATAAAGAGGCTGTCTCAAAATAATTTAAAAAATTATTTTGGGCCTTAGCCTCTTTTTTCTTTCTCACAAAAAATTACTTAAATTTTCGTTTGAATTTCAAGTAATTTAAATAGATAAGTTTTTGCTCAACTTGTCTAGGAATAGAATTAAGGTTAATTGGTCTGAATGCTCACTTGAAACATCTATCCTAATAATGTATTCTGCTTCCACTCCAATCTGAATATTATATCCAGGCTTTAATTGGGAATTTTTCTTATTATCTTCTTTCATATGCATGAATCTGGCATCTTTATCAGTTTTAGAGAAACTGTTTCTACCATTAAAAGTATTGTTATAACTATCATACTTTGATTGTTTTTCAATAAATTTCTCCGATAGTTCTATTTCTCTTTGAACTTTAGTTTTTCTTTTTCCTTTTCCAGTTACAAATATAATATTTTCAGATTCCTTTCTCCATTACTTTGTTTAGGAGTCTCACTGAATCATCTGCTGGTATTAAAATTTCTGTTTCTATAGGAAAAACTAATTGATAAACTTAGTTATTGTTGATATGATTTTTTGTATAATTTAGATAACTAGTAACGAAATTATACAAAAAAAGCTGGTTCTTTAGAATCAGCTTTTTTAATTATAAAAAATAGAAGAGCTGTCACATCTAGAAATATTTATATTGTGAGACATCTCCTTATTTTTAGTTTTATATTTTATTTTATATAGGTAATAGTATTCTCTCTCCTAGCAGGTGCATTTGTTAAATTATTTTTTTTATATCCAAGTGCTACTGCATGTATCTGTCTAAACCCCTCTGGTATTTTAAGTTCTTTAATAAACTCTTTTCCCTCTTCACTATTCAATAAATATTCAATAAATCCAATCCAACAAGAGCCAATTCCTAAAGCTTCTCCAGCTATTAGCATATTCTCCACTGCTGCTGCACAGTCAATTGAAGCATATTTGTTACCTATTTCTCCAGAAACTAAAATTACTGTTGGTGAGTTATAAAACACATGAAACTTCTCATTACTTCCAAATTTTCTTAGATAATCATTATCAGATTTTTTAGCAAATTCTTTAAAGCTATGATTTAGTCTATCTATTAGATCTTTATTCTGAACTACTGTAAAATGCCAAGGCTGCTTATTTGTAGCACTAGGTGCATAAACTCCTGACTCTAATATAGCATTTAGTTCCGAATCTTTGATTTGCTCCGATAAAAAATTTCTAGTACTCCTTCTATTTCTTATAGCTTCTAAAACTTCTTTCATAATTAGCCCTCCCTATTTCATATACTTTTATTTAATTCTATTTTTAATATATGTTATACTGATATATTTATTATAATTAATATAATATAAGCTTTGAAGTATGTACTTTTAAGTAAGATACTATACAAAAGGAGAGAAATAGAATTTATGAATATTGAAGATAAAAATAATTATATTGCCCAATAGAATATACCGTGAACTACTCCAGAATATACCTTAAAAAAGAAACTTAATAAAATTACCCATAAAATGTTAAGTCAACAGCTAAAAGATTTAGAAAAGGATGAGTTAATTAATCGTAAAGAATATAATGAAATTCCTCCTAAATATGAAAAATAAAAGAGCTGTCACATTTAGAAGTATTTCTATTGTGAGACAGCCCCTTTATATATTAAGCTAATTTATATTAAAATTTTCTTGGAATAAATCCAACTTTTTTATATACTTTTCTCAATGTTTTTCTAGCAACAGCTTCTGCTTTATTTGCTCCATTCATATATATTTCTTCTAAATGATCTTTATTCTTTAATAAATAATTAGCTTTTTCTCTAACTGGTCTAAGTCCTTCTATTATTACTTCTGCAACATCTTCTTTAAATTTACCATAACCTTTTCCTTCATATCTCTTTTCAATTTCCTCTATATTCTCTCCTGATATTTTGGAATATATAGTTAGTAAATTTTTAATTCCTGGTTGTTCATCACTATGTTTAACTACTCCAATTGAATCAGTAACTGCTCTTTTGAGCTTTCTTCTTATATCATCTGGTTCATCTAATAGTAATATAAACGCATTTTTGTCTTCATCAGACTTTGACATCTTTTTAGTTGGCTCTTGAAGACTCATAATTCTAGCTCCTACTTTTGATATCATAGGCTCTGGAATCTTAAATGTTTCACTATATCTATTATTAAATCTTTCAGCTAAATCTCTTGCTAATTCCAAATGTTGTTTTTGATCCTCTCCTACAGGAACTGCATCTGTTTGATATAATAATATATCTGATGCCATAAGTACAGGATATGTAAGTAATCCTGCATTTAAATTTGCTTCACTTTTTTGAGACTTTTCTTTAAACTGAGTCATTCTACTTAACTGTCCCATATATGACATAGTATTTAAAACCCATGTTAGTTCTGTATGAGCACTAACATGAGACTGAATAAATATAGTACTCTTTTCTGGATCAATTCCACTTGCTAAATATAAAGCTAACACTTCTAAAGTATTTTTTCTTAAATTTTTAGGTTCTTGAGGAACAGTAATAGCATGAAGATCAACTATACAAAAAAAGTTTTCATTTTCATCTTGTAATTGTTCCCAGTTCTTAATAGCTCCTAAGTAATTGCCTAATGTAAGTGCTCCAGATGGTTGTATACCACTAAATATAACCTTTTTTTCACTCACTTCTTGCCCCTCCTCTTTTTTACTTGACATTATAGTACATAAAAATATAAAAGCCCTTCATCTCTATTTTAGAAGAGACGAAAGGCTTTACTTCCGTGGTACCACTCTCATTGGTCAATCTTTGACCCTCTTTATCCTTTAACGTTGGATATACGTTAACCTCTACTTATATTCAAAGTTAAACTCATGAGTCCATTCAATATACCTCTAAACTTCAGGCTCTCACTATCCCTGAATCGCTTTAGTAAGAAAATATATTTACTACTCTCATTCTTCGTTTTAAATATTAATCTAATATATATTATACACTACATTAGTAAAAAGTAAACTATTCCTCTATACTTATGGAATCTATTATATTCATTTTTGATACTCTTTTAAGTGGTATCAAAGTGGCTAATAAGCTTATTACAATACTTCCAACCACTGATATAATTATAGCATTTATAGGTAATGTCCATTTAGTTTCACCTATACCAATCATAATTTTATACAGTATATATGAAAGTCCTGTTCCTGTTACAGTTCCAATCATGCCTCCTATAATACCATAAAGAATTCCTTCTACTAATATCATTTTCTTCATTTGTTTCATATGCATACCCGTTGCTCTTAACATTCCAAATTCTCTTGTTCTCAATATTAAATTAGTACCTATAGTATTTATTATGTTTAAGGTTCCTATTAAAGCTATTA contains the following coding sequences:
- a CDS encoding valine--tRNA ligase, with the translated sequence MREDMAKTYSPKDFEERIYKYWEENDYFRAEVDEEKEPYTIMMPPPNVTGNLHMGHALNNTMQDILIRWKRMEGYSALWVPGTDHASISTEAKVVGKIEAEGKTKYELGREKFLEEAWDWTEKYGGNIRNQLRKLGISCDWSRERFTLDEGLSSAVEEVFIRLYEKGLIYRGDRIINWCPSCGTAISDAEVEHEESQGNLWHIKYPVKDSDEYIVIATTRPETMLGDLAVAVHPEDERYKNLIGKMLILPLANREIPVVADEYVEMEFGTGAVKITPSHDPNDFEVGARHNLGQLKVMNDEGYINNQGGKYAGLERYEARKQIVKDLEDEGYLVEIKEHLHNVGHCERCSTVVEPIISKQWFVSMKSLAEPAIKAYKEGEVKFVPDRFGKIYMHWLENIKDWCISRQLWWGHRLPVYYCQDCNEVIVSREKVEKCTKCESSNIIQDPDTLDTWFSSALWPFSTLGWPEKTEELEYFYPTNVLITGYDIIFFWIVRMVFSGIEQMGEVPFKDVLINGLVRDSQGRKMSKSLGNGIDPLELIDEYGADALRFMLVTGNTPGNDMRFHVERVESSRNFANKLWNASRFVLMNLENLSNKELNRSLLREEDKWIISRANSVIKEVTENLSKYELGIAAQKIYDFTWNEYCDWYIEIVKPRLYGEEGEDKDIARNVLLMVLKDILKLLHPFMPYITEEIWRHLPSIDKSLIVESWPVYSEENNYKDSEKSLEFVMECIKNIRNIRSEMNVVPSKKATVIFVSNDSNIKEILSKTETYFTTLASASAIEIRDNKEGIGEDAMSAVVTNCEIFLPLEELVDIEKEIERLEKEKQKLEGELKRVRGKLSNEGFISKAPQKVVDEEKEKEAKYQQMMEKVLERLNSLKK
- the asrA gene encoding anaerobic sulfite reductase subunit AsrA; its protein translation is MAFSIPNKKIDEIFEIMQKEYEIWGPKRFPSRGRFSDDDLIIYDKIQSIDELEVKEKSEGSPKEPYFPITQTMFYFNEKGYEVPDITDKKLLIFARPCDINAIERLDNIYLKNGGYEDFYYKRLREKVKFALIECSDGFENCFCVSMGSNKTDNYSLAFRFLDEKVFVKVKDDEFKNYFLGKEIKFEPKFIEENKVKVVVPEIKDMPMEIFNHPIWKQYERCVACGRCSTSCPICSCFTTSDLFYDENPKVGERRRVWTSCHIDGFTNMAGGHEFRKEHADRMRFKTLHKIYDYKKRFNKNHMCVGCGRCDDRCPEYISFSCAINSLGKILKEEF
- a CDS encoding bifunctional folylpolyglutamate synthase/dihydrofolate synthase, whose product is MNYTEALEYIHGTKKFGSKLGLENIRQLLSLMGNPQKELKFIHIAGTNGKGSTSSYITNMLGKAGYRVGLFTSPYLETFNERIRINDEYISDEDLASTTLKTKAKVEEMLSDGYNHPTEFEIVTAIAMEYYREKKVDFVVLEVGLGGRYDSTNVIDSSIASVITPIALDHTDILGDTIDKIAYEKAGIIKENGFVISYPQKPEAEEVIENVVKEKSAELIKVPVDNLNIKEINEFGSKFDFKYNNYEFKDLQIGLIGQHQAYNASTAITTVLGLKDKGIINITEDSIRQGLEITKWSGRLELLKRTPRFLIDGAHNMQGIEALKKTLKEIFNYDRLILGLGILADKDVESMIEELAPIGDVVIVTEPNIFRAMTAEELGERISKYNENCIVEKDIKSAIEKAYEIANENDLIVFSGSLYLIGDVRSIVVNR
- the asrB gene encoding anaerobic sulfite reductase subunit AsrB, which encodes MDNIYIPKPYKIIKVDRLTDIETLYRVEFDNMSEIKFGQFIQISLPKIGECPISVTDFNVEEGWIEFLIRKVGKVTDQIFNLKARDIMYLRGPYGNGFDFSNYENKNLIIVAGGSGLAPVRSMINYIYKHAGSVKKLDLILGFKDTSSILFKDEIDNWRKKFNTILTVDKGSGIKGEKVGFVTEYISHLSIEEDKSDLEIIIVGPPVMMKYAAIEFEKIKVSDDKIWLSFERKMSCAVGKCGHCKIDEIYVCLDGPIFNYTKGKKLLD
- the pgsA gene encoding CDP-diacylglycerol--glycerol-3-phosphate 3-phosphatidyltransferase; this encodes MNIPNILTMVRFCLIPLFIIVFYSPIDHNVLYSTLIFALAGVTDVLDGHIARSYNMVTRWGIVLDPLADKLMEITVLVCFTSANYLPLWVIIVIGIKEICMIFGAIFLYYSEEKTVVPSNIYGKIATFSFYIAIFAIAINLNKTVNFILIGITVILTIIAFINYFIAFREIRKESK
- the asrC gene encoding sulfite reductase subunit C, which codes for MSMDLNIKALRTNEYRESKIRGEFMVSIRVPGAIFPVNLLPTVQKIAERYGDGTIHMGTRQKIAIPRIKAKDIDSVNKMLQPIIEEIECNICGVDIEDTTKGYPTIGARNITNCIGNVHCVKANVNTVSIARRFEKTIFPNHYHIKISVAGCPNDCVKATFSDFGIIGVSKIDFDYYRCIGCGACVKACKNHATNALAGKNGKAVKEESKCIGCGECVLVCPTSAWTRNPKKFFRVKIGGRTGKKTPRAGKTFLNWVTEEHLHQIVKNIFKFSDYMLEGKPVYLHFGHLIDKAGYNKFKDFVLDGIELNQEALVADRIYWYEDETTADIHLKSNK